In the genome of Kitasatospora cathayae, one region contains:
- a CDS encoding peptide ABC transporter substrate-binding protein: protein MPVAARARLVLAAATSVVLVATGCSSGGGGGTSSSDASKTFSYQSSEPQNPLQPANANEVGGGRIIQNLFKGLVDYDPSTAKIRMQVADKIDTSDSQTFKVTLKDGWKFHDGTPVHAKNFVDAWNWGANPANGQINSSWFSDIEGYQDVHPTNGKPTTDKMSGLTVTDDLHFTVNLSHKVSYFEYKLGYIAFSPLPDGFFKDPAGYGQKPVGNGPYQFVSWAHNSEVVTKTFPGYQGVDKPKNGGIVFKMYNTSEAAYADLQSSNLDVMDQVPPSALATYKSDLGDRAIDAPQGAIQNIGFTLYQSDWSSPDKAKVRQGLSMAIDRGTITKTVLQGSRKPATAWVAEGVEGYKDGACGDFCKFDPAKAKQLIQEGGGVPGNKLLITYNADGGHKEWVDAVCNSIRQNTGVDCLGDPKPDFKTARAAITSHQLNGAFRTGWVQDYPLNANFLSDVYRTGAASNDFGYSSPQFDDAATKADAAASVADTVSGYQSAEAVLPSGMPAIPLWYYRTNSGYSTKVQNVKFDSFGNPAWTEVEVKG from the coding sequence ATGCCCGTAGCCGCCCGCGCTCGCCTGGTCCTCGCCGCTGCGACGTCCGTGGTCCTGGTGGCCACCGGGTGCAGCAGCGGCGGCGGCGGCGGAACCAGTTCGTCGGACGCCAGCAAGACCTTCAGCTACCAGAGCAGTGAGCCGCAGAACCCGCTGCAGCCCGCCAACGCGAACGAGGTCGGCGGCGGTCGCATCATCCAGAACCTCTTCAAGGGGCTGGTGGACTACGACCCGAGCACCGCCAAGATCCGGATGCAGGTCGCGGACAAGATCGACACCAGCGACTCGCAGACCTTCAAGGTCACGCTGAAGGACGGCTGGAAGTTCCACGACGGAACCCCGGTGCACGCCAAGAACTTCGTGGACGCCTGGAACTGGGGCGCCAACCCGGCCAACGGCCAGATCAACAGCTCCTGGTTCTCCGACATCGAGGGCTACCAGGACGTCCACCCGACCAACGGGAAGCCCACCACGGACAAGATGTCCGGACTGACCGTCACCGACGACCTGCACTTCACCGTCAACCTGAGCCACAAGGTCTCGTACTTCGAGTACAAGCTCGGCTACATCGCCTTCTCGCCGCTGCCGGACGGCTTCTTCAAGGACCCGGCCGGGTACGGGCAGAAGCCGGTGGGCAACGGCCCGTACCAGTTCGTCAGCTGGGCGCACAACAGCGAGGTGGTCACCAAGACCTTCCCGGGCTACCAGGGCGTGGACAAGCCGAAGAACGGCGGCATCGTCTTCAAGATGTACAACACGTCCGAGGCCGCCTACGCGGACCTGCAGTCCAGCAACCTGGACGTGATGGACCAGGTGCCGCCGTCCGCGCTGGCGACGTACAAGAGCGACCTCGGCGACCGGGCCATCGACGCCCCGCAGGGCGCGATCCAGAACATCGGCTTCACGCTCTACCAGTCCGACTGGTCCTCGCCGGACAAGGCCAAGGTGCGCCAGGGCCTGTCGATGGCGATCGACCGCGGCACCATCACCAAGACCGTGCTGCAGGGCTCCCGCAAGCCGGCCACCGCCTGGGTCGCGGAGGGCGTGGAGGGCTACAAGGACGGCGCCTGCGGCGACTTCTGCAAGTTCGACCCGGCGAAGGCGAAGCAGCTGATCCAGGAGGGCGGCGGCGTCCCCGGCAACAAGCTGCTGATCACCTACAACGCGGACGGCGGCCACAAGGAGTGGGTCGACGCGGTCTGCAACTCGATCCGGCAGAACACCGGCGTCGACTGCCTGGGCGACCCGAAGCCCGACTTCAAGACCGCCCGCGCGGCGATCACCAGCCACCAGCTCAACGGCGCCTTCCGCACCGGCTGGGTGCAGGACTACCCGCTGAACGCCAACTTCCTGTCCGACGTGTACCGCACCGGCGCGGCCTCCAACGACTTCGGCTACAGCAGCCCGCAGTTCGACGACGCGGCCACCAAGGCCGACGCGGCCGCCAGCGTCGCCGACACGGTGAGCGGCTACCAGAGCGCCGAGGCCGTGCTGCCGAGCGGCATGCCGGCCATCCCGCTCTGGTACTACCGCACCAACTCGGGCTACTCGACCAAGGTGCAGAACGTGAAGTTCGACTCCTTCGGCAACCCGGCCTGGACCGAGGTCGAGGTCAAGGGCTGA
- a CDS encoding ABC transporter ATP-binding protein: MAENILEVKDLVKHYPLTQGILFKKQVGAVKAVDGISFELKKGETLGIVGESGCGKSTLAKVLMNLERATSGQVLFKGEDISQLSGSALKAVRRNIQMVFQDPYTSLNPRMTVGDIIGEPFEIHPEVAPKGDRRKAVQDLLDVVGLNPEYINRYPHQFSGGQRQRIGIARGLALKPEIIICDEPVSALDVSVQAQVINLLEQLQGEFGLSYMFIAHDLSIVRHISDRVGVMYLGKMVEIGSDEQIYDNATHPYTQALLSAVPVPDPTARESRERIILSGDIPSPANPPSGCRFRTRCWKAEERCAEEVPLLAIPTTLEGPAAHESACHFAEVRESAAA, encoded by the coding sequence ATGGCTGAGAACATCCTGGAGGTCAAGGACCTGGTCAAGCACTACCCGCTGACCCAGGGCATCCTGTTCAAGAAGCAGGTCGGCGCCGTCAAGGCGGTCGACGGCATCTCCTTCGAGCTGAAGAAGGGTGAGACCCTCGGCATCGTCGGCGAGTCCGGCTGTGGCAAGTCCACGCTGGCCAAGGTGCTGATGAACCTGGAGCGGGCCACCTCCGGCCAGGTGCTGTTCAAGGGCGAGGACATCTCCCAGCTGTCGGGCTCGGCCCTCAAGGCCGTCCGGCGCAACATCCAGATGGTGTTCCAGGACCCGTACACCTCGCTGAACCCGCGCATGACGGTCGGCGACATCATCGGGGAGCCCTTCGAGATCCACCCCGAGGTGGCGCCCAAGGGCGACCGCCGCAAGGCCGTCCAGGACCTGCTGGACGTCGTGGGTCTGAACCCGGAGTACATCAACCGGTACCCGCACCAGTTCTCCGGCGGTCAGCGCCAGCGCATCGGCATCGCCCGCGGCCTCGCGCTCAAGCCCGAGATCATCATCTGTGACGAGCCGGTCTCCGCCCTGGACGTGTCCGTCCAGGCGCAGGTGATCAACCTGCTGGAGCAGCTGCAGGGCGAGTTCGGCCTGTCGTACATGTTCATCGCGCACGACCTCTCCATCGTCCGGCACATCTCCGACCGCGTCGGCGTGATGTACCTGGGCAAGATGGTCGAGATCGGCTCCGACGAGCAGATCTACGACAACGCCACCCACCCGTACACCCAGGCGCTGCTCTCCGCGGTGCCGGTGCCGGACCCGACGGCGCGCGAGTCCCGCGAGCGGATCATCCTCAGCGGGGACATCCCCTCGCCGGCCAACCCGCCGTCCGGCTGCCGCTTCCGCACCCGCTGCTGGAAGGCGGAGGAGCGCTGCGCGGAGGAGGTCCCGCTGCTGGCGATCCCGACCACGCTGGAGGGCCCGGCCGCGCACGAGTCGGCCTGCCACTTCGCCGAGGTCCGGGAGTCGGCCGCGGCCTGA
- a CDS encoding ABC transporter ATP-binding protein — protein MTTVIEKNNQKSDRLEVGTPLLEVKDLHVEFHTRDGIAKAVNGVNYSVAAGETLAVLGESGSGKSVTAQTIMGILDMPPGKVTQGEILYRGQDMLKMSNEERRRIRGRKIAMIFQDALSALNPVLNVGYQLGEMFRVHQGASKAEAKAKAIELMDRVRIPAAKQRVNDYPHQFSGGMRQRIMIAMALSLQPDLIIADEPTTALDVTVQAQVMDLLAELQAEYNMGLILITHDLGVVADVADKIAVMYAGRIVETAPVHELYANPAHPYTKGLLRSIPRLDQKGQELYAIKGLPPNLLKVPAGCAFNPRCDVATDLCRTEIPALHHVTDEDGKELTGRRSACHLWKETLHG, from the coding sequence ATGACCACCGTGATCGAGAAGAACAACCAGAAGAGCGACCGTCTCGAAGTCGGAACCCCGCTCCTGGAGGTCAAGGACCTCCACGTGGAGTTCCACACCCGGGACGGCATCGCCAAGGCCGTGAACGGCGTCAACTACTCCGTCGCGGCCGGCGAGACCCTCGCCGTGCTCGGCGAGTCCGGCTCCGGCAAGTCCGTGACGGCCCAGACCATCATGGGCATCCTGGACATGCCCCCGGGCAAGGTGACCCAGGGCGAGATCCTGTACCGCGGCCAGGACATGCTCAAGATGAGCAACGAGGAGCGGCGGAGGATCCGCGGCCGGAAGATCGCGATGATCTTCCAGGACGCGCTGTCCGCCCTCAACCCGGTGCTCAACGTGGGCTACCAGCTCGGCGAGATGTTCCGGGTGCACCAGGGCGCCTCCAAGGCCGAGGCGAAGGCCAAGGCCATCGAGCTGATGGACCGGGTGCGCATCCCCGCCGCCAAGCAGCGGGTGAACGACTACCCGCACCAGTTCTCCGGCGGCATGCGCCAGCGCATCATGATCGCCATGGCGCTGTCGCTGCAGCCCGACCTGATCATCGCCGACGAGCCCACCACCGCCCTGGACGTGACCGTCCAGGCCCAGGTGATGGACCTGCTGGCGGAGCTCCAGGCCGAGTACAACATGGGCCTGATCCTGATCACCCACGACCTCGGCGTGGTCGCCGACGTCGCGGACAAGATCGCGGTGATGTACGCGGGCCGGATCGTCGAGACCGCCCCGGTGCACGAGCTGTACGCGAACCCCGCGCACCCGTACACCAAGGGCCTGCTGCGCTCGATCCCGCGTCTGGACCAGAAGGGCCAGGAGCTGTACGCGATCAAGGGCCTGCCCCCGAACCTGCTGAAGGTTCCGGCCGGCTGCGCGTTCAACCCCCGCTGCGACGTCGCCACCGACCTGTGCCGCACGGAGATCCCGGCGCTGCACCACGTGACGGACGAGGACGGCAAGGAGCTCACCGGCCGCCGCAGCGCGTGCCACCTCTGGAAGGAGACCCTCCATGGCTGA
- a CDS encoding ABC transporter permease, with protein sequence MPDLTEKKNVEDVPAQAAAAVAEPKPEKARSLGSDAWQDLRRRPIFVISALLILLLVVIAIDPSLFTSVDPRAGDLRNHYLTKPNYSHFFQPDWFGYDLQGRSIYARVLYGARASVVVGICVTLGVTILGGITGMVAGYFGGWVDTIVSRVTDIFFGIPLLLGSLVILNAFTSRTVWSVVFALVALGWTQMTRVMRGSVITVKQADFVTAAKALGAGTGRIMFKHILPNAIAPVIVVATIALGGYIATEATLSFLGIGLQDPTISWGIDINSAQKVIRTAPFALFFPAGMLSLTVLAFIMLGDAVRDALDPKLR encoded by the coding sequence ATGCCTGACCTGACCGAGAAGAAGAACGTCGAGGACGTCCCGGCGCAGGCGGCCGCCGCGGTCGCCGAGCCCAAGCCGGAGAAGGCGCGCAGCCTCGGTTCCGACGCCTGGCAGGACCTGCGCCGCCGGCCGATCTTCGTGATCTCCGCGCTGCTGATCCTGCTGCTGGTCGTCATCGCGATCGATCCGAGCCTGTTCACCTCGGTGGACCCGCGCGCCGGCGACCTGCGCAACCACTACCTGACGAAGCCGAACTACAGCCACTTCTTCCAGCCGGACTGGTTCGGCTACGACCTCCAGGGGCGCAGCATCTACGCCCGCGTCCTGTACGGCGCCCGCGCGTCGGTGGTGGTCGGCATCTGCGTGACCCTCGGTGTGACCATCCTCGGTGGCATCACCGGCATGGTCGCCGGTTACTTCGGCGGCTGGGTCGACACGATCGTCTCCCGCGTCACCGACATCTTCTTCGGCATCCCGCTGCTGCTCGGCTCGCTGGTGATCCTGAACGCCTTCACCTCGCGCACCGTCTGGAGCGTGGTCTTCGCGCTGGTCGCCCTGGGCTGGACCCAGATGACCCGTGTCATGCGCGGTTCGGTGATCACGGTCAAGCAGGCCGACTTCGTGACCGCGGCCAAGGCGCTCGGCGCCGGCACCGGCCGGATCATGTTCAAGCACATCCTGCCGAACGCGATCGCCCCGGTGATCGTGGTCGCCACCATCGCCCTCGGCGGTTACATCGCCACCGAGGCGACGCTGAGCTTCCTCGGCATCGGTCTGCAGGACCCGACCATCTCCTGGGGCATCGACATCAACTCGGCCCAGAAGGTGATCCGTACGGCTCCGTTCGCGCTGTTCTTCCCCGCCGGCATGCTGAGCCTCACCGTGCTGGCCTTCATCATGCTCGGCGACGCGGTGCGCGACGCCCTCGACCCGAAGCTCCGCTGA
- a CDS encoding ABC transporter permease produces MGRFVARRLLQMIPVFFGTTLLIFMMVHALPGDPVAALWGEKAPDPAQLAARKHALGLDKPMLQQYFDYMGGMLTGDFGKTLAGRPVLDVITEALPVTIRLALFAFAIEIVLGVSVGLFAGLRRGKAFDKGALVVTLLLISIPVPVLGFIFQTVFADDLKWVTPTVQDSNDITQLVLPAFVLGSLSLAYVARLTRTSIAENIKADYVRTAVAKGLPRRKVITTHLLRNSLIPVVTFLGTDLGALMGGAIVTEGIFNVKGVGNALFKAINLKEGSTVAGFVAFLVIVYLVAGLIVDLLYAVLDPRIRYA; encoded by the coding sequence ATGGGGCGTTTTGTCGCGAGGCGACTGCTCCAGATGATCCCGGTCTTCTTCGGAACGACCTTGCTCATCTTTATGATGGTGCACGCGCTGCCGGGCGACCCGGTGGCAGCGTTGTGGGGCGAAAAGGCGCCGGACCCGGCCCAGCTTGCTGCCCGGAAGCACGCGCTGGGCTTGGACAAGCCGATGCTCCAGCAGTACTTCGACTACATGGGGGGCATGCTCACCGGGGACTTCGGGAAGACCCTGGCCGGGCGGCCGGTGCTCGACGTGATCACCGAGGCGCTGCCGGTCACCATCCGGCTGGCGCTGTTCGCGTTCGCCATCGAGATCGTGCTGGGTGTCAGCGTCGGCCTGTTCGCCGGTCTGCGTCGCGGCAAGGCGTTCGACAAGGGCGCGCTGGTCGTCACCCTGCTGCTGATCTCGATCCCGGTCCCCGTGCTGGGCTTCATCTTCCAGACGGTCTTCGCGGACGACCTGAAGTGGGTCACGCCGACCGTCCAGGACTCCAACGACATCACGCAGCTGGTGCTGCCGGCCTTCGTGCTCGGTTCGCTGTCGCTGGCCTACGTGGCGCGTCTCACCCGTACCTCCATAGCCGAGAACATCAAGGCCGACTACGTCCGCACCGCGGTGGCCAAGGGTCTGCCGCGCCGCAAGGTGATCACCACTCACCTGCTGCGCAACTCGCTGATCCCGGTGGTCACCTTCCTCGGCACCGACCTCGGCGCCCTGATGGGCGGCGCGATCGTCACCGAGGGCATCTTCAACGTCAAGGGTGTCGGCAACGCGCTCTTCAAGGCGATCAACCTGAAGGAGGGCTCGACGGTCGCCGGCTTCGTGGCCTTCCTGGTGATCGTGTACCTGGTTGCCGGACTGATCGTCGACCTGCTTTACGCGGTCCTGGACCCGAGGATCCGTTATGCCTGA
- a CDS encoding peptide ABC transporter substrate-binding protein, giving the protein MRGVSQAKWVVAAVAVALAATACSSSGSSDSSGGSSDSGAVNAAGVFSYQSGEPQNPLQPANANETIGGRIIKNLFTGLVDYDPATGALRNQVADKIETTDAKNYTVTLKSGWTFHDGTPVTAASFVKAWNWSANVKNNQINSSWFSDIVGYDAVHPEKGDPTGTEMSGLKIVDDTHFTIELTSPVSYFTYKLGYSAFSPLPEGFFKDPAGYGEKPVGNGPYQFVSWEHNKAITVKAYDKYAGSNKPKNGGIVFRNYATGEAAYKDLMSDTLDVLDQVDSTDLPKFKDDLGKRAVDQPQGAIQNISFALYNADWSSLDKDKAAKIRQGISMAIDRDTITKTVLNGNRQAADAFVAPGVMGYKAGTCGDACKFDPAKAKQLITENGGVPGGKLSIMYNSDGSHKEWVDAVCNSIRQSTGVECIGDPKPDFKTVRDLVTKQQVPSMMRTGWQQDYPLNANFLRDVYGTGASSNDSHYSSPEFDKLAKEADAATSVEKTAELYQQAEAVLAKDMPSIPLWYYKTSSGYSNKVQNVKFDSFGDPVFTDVEVKK; this is encoded by the coding sequence ATGCGTGGTGTGAGCCAGGCCAAGTGGGTTGTCGCAGCTGTCGCTGTCGCGCTCGCCGCGACTGCTTGTAGCAGCAGTGGTAGCAGCGACTCCTCCGGGGGCAGCTCGGACAGCGGCGCGGTCAACGCCGCGGGCGTCTTCAGCTACCAGAGCGGGGAGCCGCAGAACCCGCTCCAGCCGGCCAATGCCAACGAGACCATCGGCGGCCGCATCATCAAGAACCTCTTCACGGGGCTCGTCGACTACGATCCCGCGACCGGTGCGCTGCGCAACCAGGTGGCCGACAAGATCGAGACCACCGACGCCAAGAACTACACCGTCACGCTGAAGTCCGGCTGGACCTTCCACGACGGCACCCCGGTCACCGCCGCGTCCTTCGTGAAGGCCTGGAACTGGTCGGCCAACGTCAAGAACAACCAGATCAACTCGTCCTGGTTCTCCGACATCGTCGGCTACGACGCCGTCCACCCGGAGAAGGGCGACCCGACCGGCACCGAGATGTCCGGCCTGAAGATCGTCGACGACACCCACTTCACCATCGAGCTGACCAGCCCGGTCTCGTACTTCACGTACAAGCTCGGCTACTCGGCGTTCTCCCCGCTGCCCGAGGGCTTCTTCAAGGACCCGGCCGGCTACGGCGAGAAGCCGGTCGGCAACGGCCCCTACCAGTTCGTCTCGTGGGAGCACAACAAGGCCATCACCGTGAAGGCCTACGACAAGTACGCGGGCAGCAACAAGCCGAAGAACGGCGGCATCGTCTTCCGCAACTACGCCACCGGCGAGGCCGCGTACAAGGACCTGATGTCCGACACCCTGGACGTCCTGGACCAGGTCGACTCGACCGACCTGCCGAAGTTCAAGGACGACCTGGGCAAGCGCGCCGTCGACCAGCCGCAGGGCGCCATCCAGAACATCTCGTTCGCGCTGTACAACGCGGACTGGTCCTCCCTGGACAAGGACAAGGCCGCCAAGATCCGCCAGGGCATCTCGATGGCGATCGACCGCGACACCATCACCAAGACCGTCCTGAACGGCAACCGCCAGGCCGCCGACGCGTTCGTGGCGCCCGGCGTCATGGGCTACAAGGCCGGCACCTGCGGCGACGCCTGCAAGTTCGACCCGGCGAAGGCCAAGCAGCTCATCACCGAGAACGGTGGCGTCCCCGGCGGCAAGCTCAGCATCATGTACAACTCCGACGGCAGCCACAAGGAGTGGGTGGACGCGGTCTGCAACTCGATCCGGCAGAGCACCGGCGTCGAGTGCATCGGTGACCCGAAGCCGGACTTCAAGACCGTCCGCGACCTCGTCACCAAGCAGCAGGTCCCGAGCATGATGCGGACCGGCTGGCAGCAGGACTACCCGCTGAACGCCAACTTCCTGCGTGACGTCTACGGCACCGGTGCGTCCTCCAACGACTCCCACTACTCCAGCCCGGAGTTCGACAAGCTGGCGAAGGAGGCGGACGCCGCGACCTCGGTCGAGAAGACCGCCGAGCTGTACCAGCAGGCCGAGGCCGTTCTGGCCAAGGACATGCCGTCCATCCCGCTCTGGTACTACAAGACCAGCTCCGGCTACTCCAACAAGGTCCAGAACGTGAAGTTCGACTCCTTCGGCGACCCGGTCTTCACCGACGTCGAGGTCAAGAAGTAA
- the typA gene encoding translational GTPase TypA, producing MPTRNDIRNVAIVAHVDHGKTTLVDAMLKQAGAFAAHQQLDDRMMDSNDLEREKGITILAKNTAVKYHPKDGGAPITINIIDTPGHADFGGEVERGLSMVDAVVLLVDASEGPLPQTRFVLRKALAARLPVILCINKTDRPDSRIDEVINETYDLFLDLDADEDQIEFPIVYACARDGVASLTKPENGTVPADSTNLEPFFSTLLEHVPAPSYDEDAPLQAHVTNLDADNFLGRIALLRVEQGELRKGQTVAWIKRDGSIQNVRISELLMTEALTRKPAEVAGPGDICAVAGISDIMIGETLADTENPIALPLITVDEPAISMTIGTNTSPLVGRGGSGKGADAKSGVKVDRKVTARQVKDRLDRELIGNVSLRVLDTERPDAWEVQGRGELALAILIETMRREGFELTVGKPQVVTKEVNGKVHEPVERLTVDVPEEHMGAVTQLMGVRKGRMDNMSNHGSGWVRMEFVVPSRGLIGFRTEFLTSTRGTGIAHSIHEGHEPWFGPLTTRNNGSLVADRAGVVTAFAMTNLQERGVLFCEPGTEVYEGMIVGENSRSDDMDVNITKEKKLTNMRSSTADVAESIVPPRKLSLEQSLEFCREDECIEVTPETVRIRKVVLDQKDRGRTASRAKKA from the coding sequence ATGCCCACGCGCAACGACATCCGTAACGTCGCCATCGTCGCCCACGTCGACCACGGCAAGACCACGCTGGTCGACGCCATGCTGAAGCAGGCCGGCGCCTTCGCCGCCCACCAGCAGCTCGACGACCGCATGATGGACTCGAACGACCTGGAGCGCGAGAAGGGCATCACCATTCTCGCGAAGAACACCGCGGTCAAGTACCACCCGAAGGACGGCGGCGCGCCGATCACCATCAACATCATCGACACCCCGGGCCACGCCGACTTCGGTGGCGAGGTCGAGCGCGGTCTGTCGATGGTGGACGCGGTCGTCCTGCTGGTCGACGCCTCCGAGGGCCCGCTGCCGCAGACCCGCTTCGTGCTGCGCAAGGCGCTCGCGGCCCGGCTGCCCGTCATCCTGTGCATCAACAAGACCGACCGTCCGGACTCCCGGATCGACGAGGTCATCAACGAGACCTACGACCTGTTCCTGGACCTGGACGCGGACGAGGACCAGATCGAGTTCCCGATCGTCTACGCCTGCGCCCGTGACGGCGTCGCCTCGCTGACCAAGCCGGAGAACGGCACCGTTCCCGCGGACAGCACCAACCTGGAGCCGTTCTTCTCCACCCTGCTGGAGCACGTCCCGGCCCCCAGCTACGACGAGGACGCGCCGCTCCAGGCCCACGTCACCAACCTGGACGCCGACAACTTCCTCGGCCGCATCGCGCTGCTGCGCGTCGAGCAGGGCGAGCTGCGCAAGGGCCAGACCGTGGCCTGGATCAAGCGCGACGGCTCGATCCAGAACGTCCGCATCTCCGAGCTGCTGATGACCGAGGCGCTCACCCGCAAGCCGGCCGAGGTGGCCGGCCCGGGTGACATCTGCGCCGTCGCCGGCATCTCCGACATCATGATCGGCGAGACCCTGGCCGACACCGAGAACCCGATCGCACTGCCGCTGATCACGGTGGACGAGCCGGCCATCTCGATGACCATCGGCACCAACACCTCGCCGCTGGTCGGCCGCGGCGGCAGCGGCAAGGGCGCGGACGCCAAGTCCGGCGTCAAGGTGGACCGCAAGGTCACCGCCCGCCAGGTGAAGGACCGCCTGGACCGCGAGCTGATCGGTAACGTCTCGCTGCGCGTGCTGGACACCGAGCGTCCGGACGCCTGGGAGGTGCAGGGCCGCGGTGAGCTGGCGCTGGCCATCCTGATCGAGACCATGCGCCGCGAGGGCTTCGAGCTGACCGTCGGCAAGCCTCAGGTGGTCACCAAGGAGGTCAACGGCAAGGTCCACGAGCCGGTCGAGCGCCTCACCGTGGACGTGCCGGAGGAGCACATGGGTGCCGTCACCCAGCTCATGGGCGTCCGCAAGGGCCGGATGGACAACATGTCCAACCACGGCTCGGGCTGGGTCCGGATGGAGTTCGTCGTGCCGTCCCGCGGCCTGATCGGCTTCCGCACCGAGTTCCTCACCAGCACCCGCGGCACCGGCATCGCCCACTCGATCCACGAGGGCCACGAGCCGTGGTTCGGCCCCCTGACCACCCGCAACAACGGTTCGCTGGTCGCCGACCGGGCCGGTGTGGTCACCGCCTTCGCGATGACCAACCTGCAGGAGCGCGGCGTGCTCTTCTGCGAGCCGGGCACCGAGGTGTACGAGGGCATGATCGTCGGCGAGAACTCGCGCTCCGACGACATGGACGTGAACATCACCAAGGAGAAGAAGCTCACCAACATGCGGTCCTCGACCGCCGACGTGGCCGAGTCGATCGTCCCGCCGCGCAAGCTCTCGCTGGAGCAGTCGCTGGAGTTCTGCCGCGAGGACGAGTGCATCGAGGTGACCCCGGAGACGGTTCGCATCCGTAAGGTCGTGCTGGACCAGAAGGACCGCGGACGCACTGCCTCGCGCGCCAAGAAGGCGTGA